One segment of Candidatus Methylomirabilota bacterium DNA contains the following:
- a CDS encoding DUF4337 domain-containing protein, whose translation MPEVELPNPEEIHEKAESSFGRRVALVTAVFAVMLALAGLGGNNATKEMLLAQQQSSDQWAFYQAKVIREHQYRSQKMRLEADLIERGPSLRPEAREKLEAVLRKYDEEETRYNAEKKEIEQAAKRLEAARDRFQAKDPYFDVAEVFLQIAIVMSSVSILSRSRPVFFFSVLLALIGATLTVNGYALLFRLPFLHHGH comes from the coding sequence ATGCCTGAAGTCGAGCTGCCGAACCCCGAGGAGATCCACGAGAAAGCCGAGAGCAGCTTCGGCCGGCGGGTGGCGCTCGTTACGGCCGTCTTCGCCGTGATGCTCGCCCTCGCCGGACTCGGGGGCAACAACGCCACCAAGGAGATGCTCCTCGCCCAGCAGCAGTCGTCCGATCAATGGGCCTTCTATCAGGCCAAGGTCATCCGCGAGCATCAATACCGGAGTCAGAAGATGCGCCTGGAGGCCGATCTCATCGAGCGCGGCCCCTCCCTGCGCCCCGAGGCGCGCGAGAAGCTCGAGGCGGTGCTCCGGAAGTACGACGAGGAGGAGACGCGCTACAACGCGGAGAAGAAGGAGATCGAGCAGGCGGCCAAGCGCCTGGAGGCGGCGCGCGATCGCTTCCAGGCAAAAGATCCCTACTTCGATGTGGCCGAGGTGTTTCTCCAGATCGCCATCGTGATGTCCTCGGTGTCCATCCTGTCCCGCTCGCGCCCCGTCTTCTTCTTCAGCGTGCTCCTGGCCCTCATCGGCGCCACCCTGACCGTCAACGGCTACGCGCTGCTGTTCCGACTGCCCTTCCTGCACCACGGTCACTAG
- a CDS encoding pyridoxal-phosphate dependent enzyme — protein sequence MNAITIDDVREAARRLKGHIHRTPVVTSRSFDEASGQRVFFKCENLQRAGAFKIRGALNKLLTLTEVERKRGVVGFSSGNHAQGVALAAKLTGASAIILMPTDAPASKVAATRGYGAAVVFYDRQTEDREARAKDLVATTGRVLVPPYDDPAIMAGQGTAALELLEEAPDLDALLTPMGGGGLMAGCSTVAKALRPAMKIYGVEADTANDTYLSFRKGERVTIAPPPTIADGIRNLSPGALTFPINQQTLTDVLLVSDKEIEEAVRFLLLRGKILVEPTGAVPAAALLAGKLPMPKGSRVGVVLSGGNIDPALLAEILSRS from the coding sequence ATGAATGCCATAACCATCGATGATGTCCGGGAGGCGGCGCGGCGTCTCAAGGGACACATTCATCGCACGCCCGTCGTCACGAGCCGCTCCTTCGACGAGGCCTCGGGCCAACGCGTCTTCTTCAAGTGCGAGAACCTGCAGCGGGCGGGCGCCTTCAAGATCCGAGGCGCCCTCAACAAGCTCTTGACCCTCACCGAGGTGGAGCGCAAGCGGGGCGTGGTCGGCTTCTCCTCGGGCAACCATGCCCAGGGCGTGGCGCTGGCCGCCAAGCTCACGGGCGCCTCGGCCATCATCCTCATGCCCACCGATGCGCCTGCCTCGAAGGTGGCCGCCACCAGAGGCTATGGCGCCGCGGTGGTCTTCTACGACAGGCAGACCGAGGACCGCGAGGCCAGGGCCAAGGATCTGGTGGCGACGACGGGGCGCGTCCTGGTGCCGCCGTACGACGATCCCGCGATCATGGCGGGGCAGGGAACGGCGGCGCTCGAGCTCCTGGAGGAGGCGCCGGATCTCGACGCCCTGCTGACGCCCATGGGAGGCGGCGGGCTCATGGCCGGCTGCAGCACCGTGGCCAAGGCGCTCCGGCCCGCAATGAAGATCTACGGCGTCGAGGCGGATACCGCCAATGACACGTATCTGTCCTTCAGGAAGGGCGAGCGCGTGACGATCGCGCCCCCGCCCACCATCGCCGACGGCATCCGCAATCTCTCCCCGGGCGCGCTGACGTTCCCCATCAACCAGCAGACCCTCACCGACGTGCTACTCGTCTCTGACAAGGAGATCGAAGAGGCGGTGCGCTTCCTGCTCCTGCGCGGCAAGATCCTGGTCGAGCCCACCGGGGCCGTCCCTGCCGCCGCTCTTCTCGCGGGCAAGCTGCCCATGCCCAAGGGCTCCCGCGTCGGTGTCGTCCTCTCGGGCGGCAACATCGATCCCGCCCTCCTCGCCGAGATTCTATCGCGAAGCTAG
- the sppA gene encoding signal peptide peptidase SppA: protein MRMLTVVAASALLLLQGCSSLLSIELVPRIRPLHEETVEGKGRAKILLMDVSGVLSDETASIALTTPPPKVPIVARVREELKKAEGDDDIKALVVRINSPGGTITASDLIYREIVAFKARKKVPVVAVMMDVAASGGYYAALAADTIIAMPTTVTGSIGVIMLTLNAQGLMEKIGVAPLAIKSADKKDAGSPFRQLTAEERAIFQSVIDQMYGRFVALIVENRKMPEERVRAFADGRIYTAEQAKALGLVDSIGYMDDVLASARKAAGVEEAKVIMYHRPREYRSNFYSGTPPAASGLEGSLGSLATLVGGSGPRFMYLWWP from the coding sequence ATGCGAATGCTCACGGTGGTGGCCGCGTCCGCGCTACTTCTGCTTCAGGGCTGCTCATCCCTTCTCAGCATCGAGCTCGTGCCTCGCATCCGTCCCCTCCACGAGGAGACGGTCGAGGGCAAGGGCAGGGCCAAGATCCTCCTCATGGACGTCTCGGGCGTGCTCTCCGACGAGACGGCCAGCATCGCGCTGACCACCCCGCCCCCCAAGGTGCCGATCGTCGCGCGCGTGCGCGAGGAGCTGAAAAAGGCCGAGGGCGACGACGACATCAAGGCCCTCGTCGTCCGCATCAACAGCCCAGGCGGGACCATCACCGCCTCCGACCTCATCTATCGCGAGATCGTCGCCTTCAAGGCGCGCAAGAAGGTCCCGGTGGTGGCAGTCATGATGGACGTCGCCGCCTCCGGCGGCTACTACGCCGCCCTCGCGGCCGACACCATCATCGCCATGCCCACCACGGTCACGGGCTCGATCGGCGTCATCATGCTCACCCTCAACGCCCAGGGGCTCATGGAGAAGATCGGCGTGGCTCCCCTCGCCATCAAGTCCGCCGACAAGAAGGACGCCGGCTCGCCCTTCCGTCAGCTCACCGCCGAGGAGCGCGCCATCTTCCAGTCGGTGATCGACCAGATGTACGGGCGCTTCGTCGCGCTCATCGTGGAGAACCGCAAGATGCCCGAGGAGCGGGTGCGCGCCTTTGCCGATGGCCGCATCTACACGGCCGAGCAGGCCAAGGCGCTGGGGCTTGTCGACTCCATCGGCTACATGGACGATGTCCTCGCCTCCGCGCGGAAAGCCGCGGGGGTCGAGGAGGCGAAGGTCATCATGTACCACCGCCCCCGGGAGTATCGCTCCAACTTCTATTCCGGGACGCCGCCCGCGGCCTCGGGGCTCGAGGGCTCGCTCGGCTCGCTCGCGACCCTGGTCGGCGGCAGCGGCCCGCGCTTCATGTACCTCTGGTGGCCCTGA
- a CDS encoding cytochrome c, with product MTRRATLRRSIVLIPLVAATVAACTTAAPPRMIGTNDVVFDRQRIMKTQGAMWTDAQNKFKAGNIEGIAANAEVIAITAMQIPTLFPEGSLTEKSKAKIELWQRRPEFEAAAKNLTVWSERLRDASKAKDEKAVADIMKDYGRIGCGSCHTPFRQPPPRS from the coding sequence ATGACCCGACGAGCCACGCTCCGCCGAAGCATCGTGCTGATCCCCCTCGTAGCGGCGACGGTAGCGGCCTGCACCACGGCGGCGCCGCCGAGAATGATCGGCACCAACGACGTCGTCTTCGACCGCCAGCGCATCATGAAAACGCAGGGCGCCATGTGGACCGACGCCCAGAACAAGTTCAAGGCGGGCAATATCGAGGGCATCGCCGCCAATGCCGAGGTGATCGCCATCACGGCCATGCAGATCCCTACGCTCTTTCCCGAAGGATCGCTCACGGAGAAGAGCAAGGCCAAGATCGAGCTCTGGCAGCGCCGGCCCGAGTTCGAGGCGGCGGCCAAGAACCTGACGGTCTGGTCGGAACGGTTGCGGGATGCCTCGAAGGCCAAGGACGAGAAGGCGGTCGCCGATATCATGAAGGACTACGGTCGGATCGGCTGCGGCTCCTGTCACACGCCGTTCCGTCAGCCGCCGCCGCGCTCCTGA
- a CDS encoding cytochrome c, whose amino-acid sequence MRRLLFATCLVTWWAGAVFAGDPAEVARGKYIFGAAGGCGCHTEPKGQLNAGGKKFEGPFGTVYATNITPDRQTGIGGWTDEQIITAIRLGRRPNGERILPVHPFMSFNGMAEGDLKAVVAFLRSVPPVNRKNTPKKITVPMFESVFLPAWLMTFAAKETPPPAAPQSGLPRGEYLVRAVGHCGECHTPRSAMTMAVDNGRFLAGNPKKTGPEGQLASNITPDKATGIGDWTEEQIATYLETGNRPDGDVAGGLMGENIQGTVAGYKDLSKPDLQAIAKYLKAIPAVKNKIE is encoded by the coding sequence GTGCGCCGACTTCTCTTCGCGACCTGCCTCGTGACCTGGTGGGCCGGCGCTGTCTTCGCCGGCGATCCAGCCGAGGTCGCCCGTGGCAAGTACATCTTCGGCGCCGCCGGCGGCTGCGGCTGCCATACGGAGCCCAAGGGCCAGCTCAATGCGGGGGGCAAGAAGTTCGAAGGGCCCTTCGGGACCGTCTACGCGACCAATATCACGCCGGATCGTCAGACCGGCATCGGCGGCTGGACGGACGAGCAGATCATCACGGCCATTCGGCTCGGCCGGCGGCCCAACGGCGAGCGCATCCTTCCCGTCCACCCCTTCATGTCCTTCAATGGCATGGCCGAGGGCGACCTCAAGGCGGTAGTGGCCTTTCTCCGCTCGGTCCCGCCGGTGAATCGCAAGAACACGCCGAAGAAGATCACCGTGCCCATGTTCGAGAGCGTGTTCCTGCCCGCCTGGCTCATGACCTTCGCCGCCAAGGAGACGCCACCGCCCGCCGCGCCTCAGTCCGGACTGCCGCGGGGCGAATACCTCGTGCGGGCCGTCGGCCACTGCGGCGAATGCCACACGCCCCGCTCGGCCATGACCATGGCCGTCGACAATGGCCGCTTCCTCGCCGGAAATCCGAAGAAGACCGGTCCCGAAGGCCAGCTCGCGTCCAATATCACGCCCGACAAGGCCACCGGCATCGGCGACTGGACCGAGGAGCAGATCGCGACCTATCTCGAAACTGGCAACCGGCCCGATGGCGATGTGGCGGGCGGGCTCATGGGCGAGAACATCCAGGGCACGGTGGCGGGCTACAAGGACTTGAGCAAGCCCGATCTCCAGGCCATCGCGAAGTATCTGAAGGCCATCCCTGCCGTCAAGAACAAGATCGAGTAG
- a CDS encoding enoyl-CoA hydratase-related protein, which yields MTYETLLVTVADGVASVTLNRPEVRNALNGTMIRELEESLSALEADPHARVIVLAGAGDRAFCAGADLKAMGERGTTLQARDSFGGLARILEAMARMKTPLVAKVHGFALAGGCGLAAGCDIVIAAEDAVFGLPEIKVGLLPLIVMAPILRSVGRKRGMLMILSGELVPAREACEMGLVSRLVPRAELDSAVEALARTLAGFSPTALGLAKEAAATAMGLEYGAALRYLRELLTLVAMSDDAKEGIAAFFEKRPPRWTGR from the coding sequence GTGACGTACGAGACCCTGCTCGTGACGGTGGCCGACGGCGTCGCCTCGGTGACCCTCAACCGACCCGAGGTCAGGAACGCGCTGAACGGCACCATGATCCGGGAGCTCGAGGAGTCCTTGAGCGCTCTCGAGGCCGATCCTCACGCGCGGGTCATCGTGTTGGCGGGAGCGGGAGACAGGGCCTTCTGCGCGGGCGCCGATCTCAAGGCCATGGGCGAGCGGGGCACGACGCTGCAGGCCCGCGACTCTTTCGGCGGGCTCGCCCGCATCCTCGAGGCCATGGCGCGCATGAAGACGCCGCTCGTGGCCAAAGTGCACGGCTTCGCCCTCGCAGGCGGCTGCGGTCTGGCTGCGGGCTGCGACATCGTGATCGCGGCGGAGGACGCCGTCTTCGGCCTGCCCGAGATCAAGGTCGGCCTGCTGCCCCTCATCGTCATGGCCCCCATCTTGCGCAGCGTCGGGCGCAAGCGCGGCATGCTCATGATTCTCTCGGGCGAGCTGGTGCCCGCCCGCGAGGCGTGCGAGATGGGTCTCGTGAGCCGGCTCGTCCCGCGCGCCGAGCTCGATTCGGCGGTGGAGGCGCTGGCGCGGACCCTCGCCGGCTTCTCGCCGACGGCGCTCGGGCTCGCCAAGGAGGCCGCGGCCACCGCGATGGGCCTCGAGTACGGCGCAGCCCTCCGCTACCTGCGGGAGCTCCTCACCCTGGTGGCGATGTCGGACGACGCCAAGGAAGGCATCGCCGCGTTCTTCGAGAAGCGGCCGCCCCGCTGGACGGGACGGTAG
- a CDS encoding CoA pyrophosphatase codes for MDFLELKRRLDAALSRRPRRELSRSDLISAAVLLPITAHPPEAGEPHILFTKKSADVPHHKGQFSFPGGIVEERDGSRVETALREAWEEIRLPPDAVEVLGLLDDTATRATPFVITPVVGIVTRDVSFQADGREIERVLEVPLETLRDPNIFRTELWEREGTPHAVHFFTVTVEDVIWGATARILKQFLDMVEGREDEP; via the coding sequence GTGGATTTCCTGGAGCTCAAGCGGCGCCTCGACGCGGCCCTCAGCCGCCGGCCGCGCCGGGAGCTCTCGCGGAGCGATCTGATCTCGGCGGCCGTGCTGCTGCCCATCACCGCGCACCCGCCGGAGGCGGGCGAGCCCCACATACTCTTCACCAAGAAATCGGCGGACGTGCCGCATCATAAGGGGCAGTTCTCCTTTCCGGGCGGCATCGTGGAGGAGCGGGACGGCTCCCGGGTGGAGACGGCCTTGCGCGAGGCGTGGGAGGAGATCCGGCTGCCCCCGGACGCGGTCGAGGTGCTGGGCCTCCTCGACGACACCGCGACGCGCGCGACACCGTTCGTCATCACCCCCGTGGTCGGGATCGTCACGCGCGACGTGAGCTTCCAGGCCGATGGCCGGGAGATCGAACGGGTGCTAGAGGTGCCGCTGGAGACGCTGCGGGACCCGAACATCTTCCGCACCGAGCTCTGGGAGCGCGAGGGGACGCCGCATGCCGTCCACTTCTTCACCGTGACGGTCGAGGACGTGATCTGGGGCGCCACAGCTCGCATCCTCAAGCAGTTCCTCGACATGGTCGAAGGGCGCGAGGACGAACCGTGA